In the genome of Deinococcus deserti VCD115, one region contains:
- a CDS encoding serine/threonine-protein kinase — MTPERTIPGYSLLRPLGRGNTSLVYLAAAEDARYVALKIPHEHTLKEKEAAERFGNEVRLTLQFRHPHIVHAYAGTAFGTQAFLALKFYRQGDLTKQLADLPSGQRLPEPTALRILADVASALTYLHHLDAVHQDVKPQNVYVHDGRAALGDMGSAFFMSQGGKVSGSPFYMAPEIYHGESSSGASDVYSLGVMMYELLTGVRPFTGSSYEELMVAHLTRFPRSIAHLNSNVDRRVSRLAELALAKRPHERPSADELRRALLESLGELPQDEIYEECPDTPEVVAVGRKVGRHRPAPAAGPAPLPPPDPAAADKDIDRSSRWKLFRRRK; from the coding sequence ATGACTCCAGAACGTACTATTCCCGGCTATAGCCTTCTGCGCCCTCTGGGACGTGGTAATACCTCGCTGGTGTATCTGGCTGCAGCCGAGGATGCCCGTTATGTGGCACTCAAAATCCCACACGAGCACACGCTTAAGGAGAAGGAGGCAGCCGAACGGTTTGGGAATGAGGTTCGACTGACCCTGCAATTCCGGCACCCTCATATTGTCCATGCCTATGCTGGAACTGCCTTTGGTACGCAGGCTTTCCTGGCCCTCAAATTCTACCGGCAGGGAGATCTGACCAAACAGTTAGCGGATCTGCCTTCTGGCCAGCGTCTACCCGAGCCCACAGCCTTGCGAATCCTGGCTGACGTTGCCTCTGCCCTGACGTATCTGCATCATCTGGACGCAGTGCATCAGGACGTCAAACCTCAGAACGTATATGTGCATGACGGCCGTGCGGCTCTGGGTGACATGGGCAGTGCCTTCTTTATGTCCCAAGGCGGCAAGGTAAGTGGCAGTCCATTTTATATGGCGCCCGAGATTTATCACGGCGAAAGCAGTAGTGGAGCCAGCGACGTATACAGCCTGGGTGTCATGATGTACGAGTTGCTGACAGGTGTTAGGCCATTTACTGGCAGCAGTTACGAGGAGCTGATGGTCGCCCATCTGACCCGCTTTCCACGGTCCATTGCTCACCTGAACAGTAATGTTGACCGCCGGGTCTCCCGGCTGGCAGAACTGGCCTTGGCCAAGCGGCCCCACGAGCGGCCCAGCGCCGACGAGTTGCGGCGTGCCCTCCTTGAATCGCTTGGTGAGTTGCCGCAAGACGAAATTTATGAAGAGTGCCCAGATACTCCCGAAGTTGTCGCTGTTGGCAGGAAGGTAGGCCGCCACAGGCCTGCTCCGGCGGCTGGTCCTGCACCCCTACCCCCTCCTGATCCAGCTGCAGCCGACAAGGATATCGACAGATCCAGCCGCTGGAAGCTGTTCAGACGCCGGAAATAA
- the prfB gene encoding peptide chain release factor 2 (programmed frameshift) has translation MQELLEKLASLREYLDIPGKTRRLNELDRELSDPELWNDQSRARQVTQESGTLRRIVESYSSLHSDAQGLNEMLEIADEEEREMLVEEQSSLQTRVDELYRETLFTMKHADTAAIVRVKGGAGGTEAQDWAGMLARMYMRWAERRGYKVDILDEQPGDQAGYQSIEFIIRGEKAYGMMAAEHGVHRLVRVSPFDSNNRRQTSFASVDVVPEVPEEEINIHIPDSDLRRDVFRSQGAGGQGVNTTDSAVRLTHLPTGIAVACQITRSQIKNAELALQILKQRLYDIEVKKREAEEAAARGAQAKVEWGSQMRSYVLDKQYIKDHRTGLMKHNPDDVLDGDLDELMWAGLEWMAGKRVAEEGSDEE, from the exons ATGCAAGAACTGCTGGAAAAACTGGCGTCGCTCCGGGAGTACCTT GACATTCCCGGGAAAACACGTCGTCTGAACGAACTGGACCGGGAGCTCAGCGATCCGGAACTCTGGAATGATCAGAGCCGGGCCCGTCAGGTCACTCAGGAATCTGGAACCCTGCGCCGCATTGTGGAGAGCTACAGCAGTCTTCACTCGGACGCTCAGGGCCTGAACGAAATGCTTGAGATCGCCGACGAAGAAGAGCGTGAAATGCTGGTCGAGGAGCAGAGCAGCCTTCAGACCCGCGTGGACGAGCTGTACCGCGAGACACTCTTTACCATGAAGCACGCTGATACCGCGGCTATTGTTCGGGTCAAGGGTGGTGCAGGCGGCACCGAGGCCCAGGACTGGGCAGGCATGCTGGCCCGCATGTACATGCGCTGGGCTGAGCGCCGCGGTTACAAGGTGGACATTCTGGATGAGCAGCCTGGAGATCAGGCCGGCTATCAGAGCATCGAATTCATCATTCGCGGCGAGAAAGCTTACGGCATGATGGCGGCCGAACACGGCGTTCACCGTCTGGTACGTGTGTCGCCCTTCGACTCCAACAACCGCCGTCAGACCAGCTTCGCGTCGGTTGATGTGGTGCCGGAAGTTCCTGAGGAAGAGATCAACATCCACATTCCAGACAGCGATCTGCGCCGGGATGTGTTTCGTTCGCAGGGAGCCGGTGGTCAGGGTGTAAACACCACTGACTCTGCTGTGCGCCTGACCCACTTGCCTACTGGCATCGCAGTGGCCTGCCAGATCACGCGCTCACAGATCAAAAACGCCGAACTGGCCCTGCAGATTCTCAAGCAGCGCCTCTATGACATTGAGGTCAAGAAACGCGAGGCTGAGGAGGCTGCTGCCCGTGGCGCACAGGCGAAAGTGGAGTGGGGCAGCCAGATGCGCTCCTACGTCCTGGACAAGCAGTACATCAAAGACCACCGCACGGGCCTCATGAAGCACAATCCCGACGATGTGCTTGACGGGGACCTTGATGAGCTGATGTGGGCAGGCCTGGAATGGATGGCTGGCAAGCGGGTTGCAGAAGAAGGTAGTGACGAGGAGTAG